A part of Agromyces protaetiae genomic DNA contains:
- a CDS encoding SGNH/GDSL hydrolase family protein has protein sequence MLKNPQGMRGFASRLSALALISTALVAGLAVAPAAAASNTVAVDSASTARTALFSQRPYVALGDSFTAGQGAPPYKDDTCKQSRSLGYPTIAAALSLYKLTENRACSGANVAATAAQLAGLNPNTQLVTLTVGGIDAGSNALLAACAANPDPTVDPCKSAILASQAALAALGPQLVGLYSTIASTLPNAKIAVLNYPLLFKPGIAPVGDLVNSGTTQLNAVIAGAVAATGNPKIQLVDVTDEFKGHGIGSLIPYIAFNPKNLLADQNFHPNALGNSLGYGIALAKDRVFAR, from the coding sequence ATGTTGAAGAATCCTCAGGGCATGAGAGGGTTCGCGTCTCGTCTGAGCGCCCTCGCACTGATCTCCACCGCGCTCGTCGCGGGCCTCGCCGTCGCCCCTGCAGCTGCTGCTTCCAACACCGTCGCCGTCGACTCGGCCTCGACCGCCAGAACCGCGCTGTTCAGCCAGCGCCCCTACGTCGCCCTCGGGGATTCGTTCACCGCGGGCCAGGGCGCGCCGCCCTACAAGGACGACACGTGCAAGCAGAGCCGCTCGCTCGGGTATCCCACGATCGCGGCAGCGCTGAGCCTCTACAAGCTCACCGAGAACCGGGCGTGCTCGGGCGCGAACGTGGCGGCGACCGCAGCCCAGCTCGCTGGACTCAACCCGAACACGCAGCTCGTGACCCTCACCGTCGGCGGCATCGACGCGGGATCCAACGCGCTGCTCGCGGCATGCGCGGCGAACCCCGACCCGACCGTCGATCCGTGCAAGTCGGCGATCCTGGCGAGTCAGGCGGCGCTCGCCGCGCTCGGTCCGCAGCTCGTCGGGCTGTACTCGACGATCGCCTCGACGCTCCCGAACGCGAAGATCGCCGTGCTCAACTATCCGTTGCTCTTCAAGCCCGGCATCGCGCCGGTCGGCGACCTCGTCAACTCGGGCACGACGCAGCTCAACGCCGTCATCGCGGGAGCCGTCGCGGCGACCGGGAACCCGAAGATCCAGCTCGTCGACGTCACCGACGAGTTCAAGGGGCACGGCATCGGCTCGCTCATCCCGTACATCGCGTTCAATCCGAAGAACCTGCTCGCCGATCAGAACTTCCACCCGAACGCGCTCGGCAACTCGCTCGGCTACGGCATCGCGCTCGCGAAAGACAGGGTCTTCGCCCGCTGA
- a CDS encoding MBL fold metallo-hydrolase, giving the protein MQLAPGLHRIGNDLVAAFLVVTPDGLTLVDAGIPGQWRDLLAELDAIGKTPRDIRGVVLTHGDGDHLGYAERLRRDFGVPVYAHPADIARASGAEKAPSNPLGPKKLGPTLRFLSYAMTHGGFTSAHVKELLPVEDGDVLDLPGSPHIVGLPGHSPGSIAVWFPSVDAVMVGDGLTTRHVLTGAEGPAPAPFTDDPAAALASLDRLGALDATWVLPGHGPVWNGGTAELVRRVRAAAA; this is encoded by the coding sequence ATGCAACTCGCTCCCGGACTCCACCGCATCGGCAACGACCTCGTCGCCGCCTTCCTCGTCGTCACCCCAGACGGCCTCACACTCGTCGACGCCGGCATCCCCGGGCAGTGGCGCGACCTCCTCGCAGAGCTCGACGCGATCGGCAAGACCCCGCGAGACATCCGCGGGGTCGTCCTCACCCACGGCGACGGCGACCACCTCGGCTACGCCGAGCGGCTCCGCCGCGACTTCGGCGTGCCCGTGTACGCCCACCCGGCCGACATCGCCCGCGCGAGCGGCGCCGAGAAGGCACCGTCGAACCCGCTCGGGCCGAAGAAGCTCGGCCCGACGCTGCGGTTCCTCTCGTACGCCATGACCCACGGCGGCTTCACGAGCGCCCACGTGAAAGAGCTCCTCCCCGTCGAGGACGGCGACGTGCTCGACCTGCCCGGCTCGCCGCACATCGTCGGGCTCCCCGGGCACTCCCCCGGATCGATCGCCGTGTGGTTCCCGTCGGTCGACGCCGTCATGGTCGGTGACGGCCTCACGACCCGGCACGTGCTGACGGGTGCCGAAGGCCCCGCACCGGCGCCGTTCACCGACGACCCCGCAGCCGCCCTCGCCTCCCTCGACCGGCTCGGCGCCCTCGACGCCACGTGGGTGCTCCCCGGCCACGGCCCGGTCTGGAACGGCGGCACCGCCGAACTCGTGCGGCGCGTGCGCGCCGCCGCGGCTTGA
- a CDS encoding dihydrolipoamide acetyltransferase family protein gives MIREFALPDLGEGLTESEVVAWRVAVGDRVELNQIVADVETAKAVVELPSPFAGVVTALHAEPGETVEVGAALFSCDTGEGADVPEPTLVGYGAAAEAGPRRRPRHVPAALAPALSAGRVASEASVSRLADRPRSTPPVRKLAHDLGVDLAALTGTGEHGLITRADVEGAAAAVGRAEASGLSTGSGTRPAETRIPITGVRKATAQAMVRSAFTAPTVTEFLTVDVTAAMDLVRGIRDDRALAAHRVTPLALVAKAVCIAVGRTPEVNARWDEDAQEIVRFDGVNLGIAAATERGLLVPNVKRADRLTLLALADAIGALAETARAGRTAPADLTGGTITITNIGVFGIDAGTPILNPGEAAILAMGAVRKQPWEYRGEIALRELMTLSLSFDHRLVDGEQGSRFLADVGAILRDPGRALTMM, from the coding sequence ATGATCCGCGAGTTCGCGCTCCCCGATCTCGGCGAGGGCCTCACCGAGAGCGAGGTCGTCGCGTGGCGCGTCGCCGTCGGCGACCGTGTCGAGCTCAACCAGATCGTCGCCGACGTCGAGACGGCCAAGGCCGTCGTCGAGTTGCCGTCGCCGTTCGCAGGCGTCGTCACGGCGCTCCACGCCGAGCCCGGGGAAACGGTCGAGGTCGGCGCGGCGTTGTTCTCGTGCGACACGGGCGAGGGGGCGGATGTCCCAGAGCCCACCCTCGTCGGCTACGGCGCCGCCGCCGAGGCGGGGCCGCGCAGGCGGCCGCGCCACGTGCCCGCCGCTCTCGCTCCCGCCCTCTCCGCTGGTCGAGTAGCGAGCGAAGCGAGCGTCTCGAGACTCGCCGACCGCCCACGCTCCACCCCGCCTGTCCGCAAGCTCGCCCACGACCTCGGCGTCGATCTCGCAGCGCTCACCGGCACGGGCGAGCACGGGCTCATCACGCGCGCCGACGTCGAAGGGGCCGCTGCGGCAGTCGGCCGGGCCGAGGCATCCGGCCTTTCGACAGGCTCAGGGACCCGTCCTGCGGAAACCCGCATCCCGATCACGGGCGTCCGCAAGGCGACCGCGCAGGCGATGGTGCGGAGCGCGTTCACGGCGCCGACCGTGACCGAGTTCCTGACGGTCGACGTCACGGCCGCGATGGACCTCGTGCGAGGCATCCGCGACGACCGCGCCCTCGCGGCGCACCGGGTGACGCCGCTCGCGCTCGTCGCGAAGGCCGTGTGCATCGCCGTCGGCCGCACGCCCGAGGTCAACGCTCGATGGGACGAGGACGCGCAGGAGATCGTACGGTTCGACGGCGTCAACCTCGGGATCGCGGCGGCGACCGAGCGGGGCCTCCTCGTGCCGAACGTCAAGCGCGCCGACCGGCTCACCCTGCTCGCGCTCGCCGACGCGATCGGCGCCCTCGCCGAGACCGCGCGTGCGGGCCGCACGGCGCCCGCCGATCTCACGGGCGGCACGATCACGATCACCAATATCGGCGTCTTCGGCATCGACGCGGGCACGCCCATCCTGAACCCGGGCGAAGCGGCGATCCTCGCGATGGGGGCGGTGCGGAAGCAGCCGTGGGAGTACCGCGGCGAGATCGCGCTCCGCGAGCTCATGACCCTTTCGCTCTCGTTCGACCACCGCCTCGTCGACGGCGAGCAGGGGTCGCGGTTCCTCGCCGACGTCGGCGCGATCTTGCGGGATCCGGGCCGGGCCCTCACCATGATGTGA
- the pdhA gene encoding pyruvate dehydrogenase (acetyl-transferring) E1 component subunit alpha, producing MTLSAPIAYSRPEPERGDGSGDPAHSTPPDAPMLTLVDEHGARLHDPDLDPWVADIGPDELADLYRDLVVVRRIDAEATALQRQGELALWPPLAGQEAAQIGSARALAASDFAFSSYREHAVAWVRGVEPADLLAVWRGSAPSGWNPYEHGMAVPQIIIGAQTLHATGYAMGLAWDGADAASIAYFGDGATSEGDVNEALVFAASFDAPVVFFCQNNQWAISEPVGLQSKRPLARRADGFGMPGVRVDGNDVLAVLAVTRQALDRARRGGGPTFIEAVTYRMGPHTTADDPTRYRGDDELAAWRRRDPLARVRALLETSGMDVASLDRDVQAAADRAAADLRHAITTLADPAPMTVFDHVYAEPNSHLERQKARYARYLAMFEDGAR from the coding sequence ATGACCCTGTCAGCACCCATCGCGTACTCGAGACCCGAACCCGAACGAGGCGACGGTTCGGGCGATCCCGCGCATTCGACGCCGCCGGACGCGCCGATGCTGACGCTCGTCGACGAGCACGGCGCACGCCTCCACGACCCCGACCTCGATCCGTGGGTGGCCGATATCGGCCCCGACGAGCTCGCCGACCTCTACCGCGACCTCGTGGTCGTGCGGCGCATCGACGCCGAGGCGACGGCCCTGCAGCGGCAGGGCGAACTGGCGCTCTGGCCGCCGCTCGCAGGCCAGGAGGCTGCGCAGATCGGCTCGGCACGGGCCCTCGCCGCGTCCGACTTCGCCTTCTCGAGCTACCGCGAGCACGCCGTCGCGTGGGTGCGCGGCGTCGAGCCTGCCGACCTCCTCGCCGTGTGGCGCGGCTCGGCGCCGAGCGGCTGGAACCCGTACGAGCACGGCATGGCCGTGCCGCAGATCATCATCGGCGCGCAGACGCTCCACGCGACGGGCTACGCGATGGGCCTCGCGTGGGACGGCGCCGACGCGGCCTCGATCGCGTACTTCGGCGACGGCGCCACGAGCGAGGGCGACGTCAACGAGGCGCTCGTGTTCGCCGCGAGCTTCGACGCACCCGTCGTCTTCTTCTGCCAGAACAACCAGTGGGCGATCTCCGAACCGGTCGGCCTCCAGTCGAAGCGGCCGCTCGCGCGCCGCGCCGACGGGTTCGGGATGCCGGGAGTGCGCGTCGACGGCAACGACGTGCTCGCCGTGCTCGCCGTGACACGGCAGGCGCTCGACCGCGCGCGTCGCGGCGGCGGCCCGACGTTCATCGAAGCCGTCACCTACCGTATGGGTCCGCACACGACGGCCGACGACCCCACCAGATACCGGGGCGACGACGAGCTCGCCGCGTGGCGACGCCGCGACCCGCTCGCGCGCGTGCGGGCGCTGCTCGAGACATCCGGAATGGACGTCGCATCCCTCGATCGTGACGTGCAGGCCGCCGCCGACCGCGCCGCCGCCGACCTCCGGCACGCGATCACGACGCTCGCCGACCCCGCGCCCATGACGGTCTTCGACCACGTCTACGCCGAACCCAACAGCCATCTCGAGCGGCAGAAGGCGAGGTATGCGCGGTACCTCGCGATGTTCGAGGACGGTGCCCGATGA
- a CDS encoding TetR family transcriptional regulator — MTETLTDRGRAKADRRDALLAAAARLFADRGYAGVTLEDLGAAAGVSGPAVYRHFAGKAAVLAALLLGASDGLLRGGRETVEEAADAASALRSLIAFHVDFAIANPDVIRVQDRDLQSLPAADAHEVRRLQREYVELWVDALQALAPDRSASEARIRAHAAFGLVNSTPHSARDGSRPPATADVRRVLEAMAWAGLTA; from the coding sequence ATGACCGAAACGCTCACCGACCGCGGCCGCGCGAAGGCCGACCGCCGCGACGCGCTGCTCGCCGCAGCAGCCCGGCTCTTCGCCGACCGCGGGTACGCGGGCGTGACCCTCGAAGACCTCGGCGCAGCGGCGGGCGTGTCGGGCCCCGCCGTCTACCGGCACTTCGCCGGCAAGGCGGCCGTGCTCGCCGCCCTCCTCCTGGGCGCGAGCGACGGGCTCCTCCGCGGCGGGCGCGAGACCGTCGAAGAGGCCGCGGACGCGGCATCCGCCCTGCGCTCGCTCATCGCCTTCCACGTCGATTTCGCGATCGCGAACCCCGACGTCATCCGCGTCCAGGATCGCGACCTGCAGAGCCTGCCCGCCGCCGACGCCCACGAAGTGCGCCGACTCCAGCGCGAGTACGTCGAACTCTGGGTCGACGCGCTCCAAGCGCTCGCGCCCGACCGCTCCGCGAGCGAGGCGCGAATCCGCGCCCACGCAGCCTTCGGACTCGTGAACTCGACGCCGCACAGCGCGCGCGACGGTTCCCGCCCTCCCGCGACCGCCGACGTGCGGCGCGTGCTCGAAGCCATGGCGTGGGCGGGCCTCACCGCCTGA
- a CDS encoding 4a-hydroxytetrahydrobiopterin dehydratase has protein sequence MENDRVLLGFGEIDAQIADTAFRRDGSRLVAEYETGDFSGAVRLLDRVAEAAEEFNHHPDVRLAWGRIVFELRSHDVGGVTARDIRLAHRIERLAAG, from the coding sequence ATGGAGAACGACCGAGTGCTGCTGGGGTTCGGTGAGATCGACGCGCAGATCGCCGACACGGCGTTCCGGCGCGACGGGTCGCGGCTCGTCGCCGAGTACGAGACGGGCGACTTCTCGGGCGCGGTGCGCCTGCTCGACCGGGTGGCCGAGGCAGCCGAGGAGTTCAACCACCACCCCGATGTGCGGCTCGCGTGGGGGCGGATCGTGTTCGAGTTGCGCTCGCACGACGTCGGGGGAGTGACTGCGCGGGACATCCGCCTCGCCCATCGGATCGAGCGGCTCGCGGCGGGCTGA
- a CDS encoding alpha-ketoacid dehydrogenase subunit beta codes for MTTLTFGKAINEGLRRALADEDRVVLMGEDIGTLGGVFRVTDGLKDEFGAKRVVDTPLSEAGIVGTAVGLAYRGYRPVVEIQFDGFVYPAFDQLVAQVAKLHYRSRGTVKMPLVIRIPFGGGIGAAEHHSESPEAYFAHTAGLRVVACSNPQDAYVMIRQAIASDDPVVFFEPKRRYHQKSEVDLDASLADQPPLGVATVVVPGTDVTLVTYGGLVQTARDAAVAAAEEGVSIEVIDLRSLAPVDYSTIEASVRRTGRLVVAHEAGEQLGLGAELAASLTERCFEYLEAAPVRVTGHDIPYPPAKLERYHLPDLDRILDGVDRALGRPNSLSGDSLSGVEA; via the coding sequence ATGACGACGCTCACGTTCGGCAAAGCGATCAACGAGGGGCTTCGGCGCGCGCTCGCCGATGAGGACCGCGTCGTGCTCATGGGCGAGGACATCGGCACGCTCGGCGGCGTGTTCCGCGTGACCGACGGGCTCAAGGACGAGTTCGGCGCGAAGCGCGTCGTCGACACGCCGCTCTCGGAGGCGGGGATCGTCGGCACGGCCGTCGGCCTCGCGTACCGCGGCTACCGCCCGGTCGTCGAGATCCAGTTCGACGGGTTCGTGTACCCCGCGTTCGACCAGCTCGTCGCGCAGGTCGCGAAACTGCACTACCGCTCGCGCGGCACGGTGAAGATGCCGCTTGTGATCCGCATCCCGTTCGGCGGCGGCATCGGCGCGGCCGAACACCATTCCGAGTCGCCCGAGGCGTACTTCGCCCACACGGCGGGGCTTCGCGTGGTCGCGTGCTCGAACCCGCAAGACGCATACGTCATGATCCGTCAGGCGATCGCGAGCGACGACCCCGTCGTGTTCTTCGAGCCCAAGCGGCGGTACCACCAGAAGAGCGAGGTCGACCTCGACGCGAGTCTCGCCGACCAGCCGCCGCTCGGCGTTGCGACGGTCGTCGTGCCCGGCACCGACGTCACCCTCGTGACGTACGGCGGGCTCGTGCAGACCGCACGCGATGCCGCGGTGGCGGCGGCCGAAGAGGGGGTGTCGATCGAGGTGATCGACCTGCGCTCGCTCGCGCCCGTCGACTACTCGACGATCGAGGCGTCGGTCAGGCGCACGGGCCGCCTCGTCGTCGCGCACGAGGCAGGGGAGCAGCTCGGCCTCGGTGCGGAGCTTGCGGCGAGCCTCACCGAGCGGTGCTTCGAGTACCTCGAGGCCGCGCCCGTGCGCGTCACCGGCCACGACATCCCGTATCCGCCGGCGAAGCTCGAGCGGTACCACCTGCCCGATCTCGACCGCATCCTCGACGGCGTCGACCGCGCGCTCGGGCGGCCGAACTCGCTGTCGGGCGACTCGCTGAGCGGAGTCGAGGCATGA
- a CDS encoding carboxyl transferase domain-containing protein has product MPTLESTIDPASDAARTNADAHAVLVAELRAKLALAALGGPEASRDRHVARGKLLPRDRVDRLLDEGSPFLELSPLAADGLYDGDSPGAGIITGVGLVHGRPVMVICNDATVKGGTYYPMTVKKHLRAQEVAAEHRLPCIALVDSGGAFLPKQDEVFPDRDHFGRIFFNQANLSARGVPQLAAVLGSCTAGGAYVPAMSDETVIVRDQGTIFLGGPPLVKAAIGEVVTAEELGGGDLHARVSGVVDHLAADDEHALEIVRDMVATLPAPAPRAWAVREPRDPAVDPSTLTSVVPVDVQQPYDVHEVIARLVDGSEFAEFKPEYGDTLVTGFAHLDGHPVGIVANNGVLFSESALKGAHFIELCDQRGVPLVFLQNISGFMVGRDAEAGGIAKHGAKMVTAVATTRVPKLTVVIGGSFGAGNYSMCGRAYSPRFLWMWPNARISVMGGEQAASVLSTVKRDQLAVRGEQWSDASEQAFKAPIREQYESQGSPYHSTARLWDDGVIDPADTRTVLAFALELASRTPLPDPAFGLFRM; this is encoded by the coding sequence ATGCCGACGCTCGAGAGCACGATCGATCCCGCGAGCGACGCCGCGCGCACGAACGCAGACGCCCACGCCGTGCTCGTCGCCGAACTCCGGGCGAAGCTCGCACTCGCGGCACTGGGCGGCCCCGAGGCATCCAGAGACCGTCACGTCGCACGCGGCAAACTGCTGCCGCGCGACCGCGTCGACCGCCTGCTCGACGAAGGCAGCCCCTTCCTCGAACTCTCGCCGCTCGCCGCCGACGGACTGTACGACGGCGACTCGCCGGGCGCCGGCATCATCACGGGCGTCGGGCTCGTGCACGGCCGGCCCGTCATGGTCATCTGCAACGACGCGACCGTCAAGGGCGGCACCTACTACCCGATGACCGTCAAGAAGCACCTCCGCGCGCAAGAGGTCGCCGCCGAGCACCGGCTGCCGTGCATCGCGCTCGTCGACTCGGGCGGCGCGTTCCTGCCGAAGCAGGACGAGGTGTTCCCCGACCGCGACCACTTCGGGCGCATCTTCTTCAACCAGGCGAATCTCTCGGCGCGCGGCGTGCCGCAGCTCGCGGCCGTGCTCGGCTCGTGCACGGCGGGCGGCGCGTACGTGCCCGCGATGAGCGACGAGACGGTCATCGTGCGCGATCAGGGCACCATCTTCCTCGGCGGCCCGCCGCTCGTGAAGGCCGCCATCGGCGAGGTCGTGACGGCCGAGGAGCTCGGCGGCGGCGACCTCCACGCGCGCGTCTCGGGCGTCGTCGACCATCTCGCCGCCGACGACGAGCATGCCCTCGAGATCGTGCGCGACATGGTCGCGACCCTCCCCGCGCCCGCGCCGCGCGCGTGGGCGGTCCGCGAGCCGCGCGACCCCGCCGTCGATCCTTCGACGCTCACGTCGGTCGTCCCGGTCGATGTGCAGCAGCCGTACGACGTGCACGAGGTCATCGCCCGGCTCGTCGACGGCAGCGAATTCGCCGAGTTCAAGCCCGAGTACGGCGACACGCTCGTGACGGGCTTCGCCCACCTCGACGGGCATCCTGTCGGCATCGTCGCGAACAACGGCGTGCTCTTCTCGGAGTCGGCGCTGAAAGGCGCGCACTTCATCGAACTGTGCGACCAGCGAGGCGTCCCGCTCGTCTTCCTGCAGAACATCTCGGGCTTCATGGTCGGCCGCGACGCCGAAGCCGGCGGAATCGCGAAGCACGGCGCCAAGATGGTGACGGCCGTCGCGACGACGCGCGTGCCGAAGCTCACGGTCGTCATCGGCGGCTCGTTCGGCGCCGGCAACTACTCGATGTGCGGGCGGGCGTACTCGCCGCGGTTCCTCTGGATGTGGCCCAACGCGCGCATCTCGGTCATGGGCGGCGAACAGGCCGCGTCGGTGCTCTCGACCGTCAAGCGCGATCAGCTCGCGGTGCGAGGAGAGCAATGGTCGGATGCCTCGGAGCAGGCCTTCAAGGCCCCGATCCGCGAGCAGTACGAGTCCCAGGGCAGCCCGTACCACTCGACCGCGAGGCTCTGGGACGACGGCGTCATCGACCCCGCCGACACCCGCACGGTGCTCGCCTTCGCCCTCGAGCTCGCGAGCCGCACGCCCCTTCCCGACCCGGCCTTCGGCCTCTTCCGGATGTGA
- a CDS encoding Lrp/AsnC family transcriptional regulator yields the protein MSQYDRVDRALLAALGDDPRATVVALAERLGLSRNTVQARLGRLEASGAFLSFERSIDPGPLGFPLEAFVSVHVRQTVLAAVVDAIAEIPEVIQAHGLSGQVDLLVRVVCRDAHDLFRIDGEILAIDGVERTETSLAMGELIPYRLKPLLGSA from the coding sequence ATGAGCCAGTACGACCGCGTCGATCGAGCCCTCCTCGCCGCGCTCGGCGACGACCCGCGAGCGACCGTGGTCGCCCTCGCCGAGCGCCTCGGGCTGAGCCGGAACACCGTGCAGGCCCGACTCGGGCGGCTCGAGGCATCCGGCGCCTTCCTGTCTTTCGAACGCAGCATCGATCCGGGCCCGCTCGGCTTCCCGCTCGAGGCGTTCGTGAGCGTGCACGTCCGCCAGACGGTGCTCGCGGCCGTCGTCGACGCGATCGCCGAGATCCCCGAGGTGATCCAGGCGCACGGCCTCTCAGGGCAGGTCGACCTGCTCGTGCGGGTCGTCTGCCGCGACGCGCACGACCTGTTCCGCATCGACGGCGAGATCCTCGCGATCGACGGCGTCGAACGCACCGAGACCTCGCTCGCGATGGGCGAACTCATCCCCTACCGGCTGAAACCGCTCCTCGGCTCCGCCTGA
- a CDS encoding TetR/AcrR family transcriptional regulator: MPAPERTTLPTIVAAASGILDRDGLDGLTMQAVATAVGVRAPSLYKRVRSRDELIRLVAESVAADLGAALDRAEADSSDPRAAVVALAEAARAFAHERPRAYKLLFASLPDAARPGRAALDESARAVLAVAGGLAGEAHALEAARTLTAWLNGFVLMELSGDFRLGGDLDAAFEFGAERLARALER, from the coding sequence ATGCCCGCACCCGAACGCACCACGCTTCCGACGATCGTCGCCGCGGCCTCCGGCATCCTCGACCGCGACGGCCTCGACGGCCTCACGATGCAGGCCGTCGCGACGGCCGTCGGCGTGCGGGCGCCCTCGCTCTACAAGCGCGTACGCAGTCGCGACGAACTCATCAGGCTCGTCGCCGAGTCGGTCGCCGCCGACCTCGGTGCGGCACTCGACCGTGCCGAGGCCGACTCGTCCGATCCGAGGGCCGCCGTCGTCGCGCTCGCCGAGGCGGCCCGGGCCTTCGCGCATGAGCGGCCGCGCGCGTACAAGCTCCTCTTCGCGTCGTTGCCCGATGCGGCACGCCCCGGTCGGGCCGCGCTCGACGAGTCGGCCCGTGCGGTGCTCGCGGTCGCAGGCGGGCTCGCCGGGGAGGCGCACGCACTCGAGGCGGCCCGCACGTTGACGGCCTGGCTCAACGGATTCGTGCTCATGGAGCTCTCGGGCGACTTCCGGCTCGGGGGCGACCTCGACGCGGCCTTCGAGTTCGGCGCCGAGCGGCTTGCGCGCGCGCTCGAACGCTGA
- a CDS encoding SDR family NAD(P)-dependent oxidoreductase: MRRRPRLELDRRLAVVTGAGSGMGRASAELLASRGCALALVDRDAGALETLAAELRGRGASVSTHPLDLADLDAVAALPAAVAAAHDGATPSVLLNCAGVSMLGSFAQVTLEEFRSVVEVNLWGTVATVKAFLPDLLAAPEAHIANVSSLYGLTAPAGRVPYVTSKFAVRGFTDSLRHELERTGVTVSAIYPGGVKTGIIHHARVAAAVDASVAKRAADAQSALYRTTPEQAAAIIVAGIERRRPRVFIGRDARLSDIVSRVAPVGYWSIMRGIVAKAGDTRG; encoded by the coding sequence ATGCGCCGGCGCCCCCGACTCGAACTCGACCGACGACTCGCCGTCGTCACCGGTGCAGGCAGCGGCATGGGCCGCGCGAGTGCCGAACTCCTCGCCTCCCGCGGCTGCGCCCTCGCACTCGTCGACCGCGACGCCGGCGCCCTCGAGACGCTCGCCGCCGAGCTGCGCGGGCGCGGGGCATCCGTCAGCACCCATCCGCTCGACCTCGCCGACCTCGACGCGGTGGCCGCCCTGCCTGCCGCGGTCGCCGCAGCGCACGACGGAGCGACGCCGTCGGTGCTCCTCAACTGCGCGGGCGTCTCGATGCTCGGCTCGTTCGCCCAGGTGACGCTCGAGGAGTTCCGCTCCGTCGTCGAGGTCAACCTGTGGGGCACGGTCGCGACGGTGAAGGCGTTCCTGCCCGACCTCCTCGCCGCACCCGAAGCGCACATCGCGAACGTCTCGAGCCTCTACGGCCTCACGGCGCCCGCGGGCCGCGTGCCGTACGTCACGTCGAAGTTCGCCGTGCGCGGGTTCACCGACTCGCTCCGCCACGAACTGGAGCGCACGGGCGTGACGGTCTCGGCGATCTACCCCGGCGGCGTGAAGACGGGCATCATCCACCACGCTCGCGTCGCCGCTGCCGTCGACGCGAGCGTCGCCAAGCGCGCCGCCGACGCCCAGTCGGCGCTCTACCGCACGACGCCCGAGCAAGCTGCGGCGATCATCGTCGCCGGCATCGAACGGCGCCGCCCGCGCGTCTTCATCGGCCGCGACGCGCGCCTCAGCGACATCGTCTCGCGCGTCGCCCCGGTCGGGTACTGGAGCATCATGCGCGGCATCGTCGCGAAGGCCGGCGACACGCGCGGCTGA